Part of the Terriglobia bacterium genome, GAAATGGCGCTCAGCCCCTCGTATTTGACGGTCCGGATCGTTTTTTTCTCCTGAATCCAGAAGACAACGATCCGGCCGGTTTTTCCCTCCGCGTAGTCGACCCGGATATTGTCGAAATTGCCCATCGCGTAAAGCCGCCGGATATCGCCGTCTACAGTCGCCAGGCTGAAGCGGCCGCCGGGTTTGGTCTGGAGCTGGAACCGGATGCTTTCCGCCGGAATGCGATGATTGTTCGTAACTCTAACATCTTCAATCCGATTCAGGTCTAAATTGTCCGTCATCTGGGGCGTAAAGAAGGCAACAGACAGGGCCAGCCACACTGTTAGGCCCATCACCACTCCTCCAATCGGATGATTTTACTACAGAAAACGGAGGTTTTTAGACGGAACCGGGGGGTGTTTTGTTCGCGGTCGGGGTGTGAAAAAGGGGCGGCAGGAAAATAGGGAGACGCCCCCTATTTTCCTGCCGCCCTATTTCACATCGAGAGGGGCACACCGACCTCTTCCCGGTCCCGATCCATGGGGCGATACCACAGCTGCCCTCCGTCCATATAAACCTCGACTTTGGACAACTCCTTGAGATTCCCCTGGATCAAAGCTTCGGAAAGCGGATCTTCGATATAGCGTTGGATCGCGC contains:
- a CDS encoding ATP-dependent Clp protease ATP-binding subunit ClpC, translated to NLTHKRLEVSITADAKQWILDKACRDKNYGARPLRRAIQRYIEDPLSEALIQGNLKELSKVEVYMDGGQLWYRPMDRDREEVGVPLSM